In Oscillatoria acuminata PCC 6304, a single window of DNA contains:
- a CDS encoding ABC transporter ATP-binding protein encodes MNEPEILRLESVTKTFDASGYPAVNRVSLNLPKGEILTLLGPSGCGKTTLLRLLAGFEKPDAGVIEIGGRQVAGGGVWIPPEHRQIGMVFQEYALFPHLTVAENVAFGLKTQTKQRIQHEVTEAVALVGLQGLEKRYPHQLSGGQRQRVALARAIAPAPAIVLLDEPLSNLDVQVRLYLREEIRKILKSTNTTAIFVTHDQEEALAISDRIAVMKKGRIEQFGTPEQIYEEPASRFVAGFVTQANFLPARRIGKLWETECGSFAVEVPEAVMTEPVDTAEGELMIREEDLILKPDEAGQVVIRDRQFLGREHRYCLMTPSGREFHARSSGGSLLAIGTRVQVAAIEERLRVFAMKGVG; translated from the coding sequence ATGAACGAACCTGAAATTTTAAGGTTAGAATCGGTAACCAAAACATTCGATGCCAGTGGATATCCTGCGGTGAATCGAGTCTCCCTGAATTTACCAAAAGGGGAAATCCTGACCTTGTTGGGTCCTTCCGGTTGTGGAAAAACCACCCTATTGCGATTATTGGCGGGATTTGAAAAACCCGATGCCGGAGTAATCGAAATCGGGGGAAGACAGGTTGCCGGGGGTGGGGTCTGGATTCCCCCAGAACATCGGCAGATTGGGATGGTGTTTCAAGAATATGCCTTGTTTCCTCATTTGACGGTGGCGGAAAATGTGGCATTTGGGTTGAAAACTCAGACAAAACAACGGATCCAGCATGAGGTGACTGAGGCAGTCGCCTTGGTGGGGTTGCAGGGATTGGAAAAGCGCTATCCCCATCAACTATCTGGGGGTCAACGGCAACGAGTGGCATTAGCAAGGGCGATCGCACCGGCACCGGCGATCGTCTTATTGGATGAACCGTTGAGCAATTTGGATGTCCAGGTGCGGCTGTATTTAAGAGAAGAAATCCGCAAGATTCTCAAAAGTACGAATACCACAGCAATTTTTGTCACCCATGATCAGGAGGAGGCACTAGCGATTAGCGATCGCATTGCGGTGATGAAAAAAGGACGCATCGAACAATTTGGGACCCCAGAACAGATTTATGAGGAACCCGCCTCGCGCTTTGTCGCGGGATTTGTCACCCAGGCGAATTTTCTGCCTGCGCGACGCATTGGCAAACTCTGGGAAACCGAGTGCGGGTCCTTTGCAGTGGAAGTGCCTGAAGCGGTGATGACAGAACCCGTGGATACTGCTGAAGGGGAGTTAATGATCCGAGAGGAAGATTTAATCCTGAAACCGGATGAAGCGGGACAAGTGGTGATTCGCGATCGGCAGTTTTTAGGACGAGAGCACCGATATTGTTTGATGACCCCTTCGGGACGAGAATTTCATGCGCGCAGTAGTGGGGGTTCGTTGTTGGCGATCGGGACCCGGGTGCAAGTAGCGGCGATCGAGGAACGGTTGCGAGTTTTTGCCATGAAAGGCGTGGGGTGA
- a CDS encoding ABC transporter permease encodes MKLKKQGRAIASIGKGLNKLFGGVHPSGKGSRPPGFLVAAGSITAVAIALPLLYLVIRAAGAGFEEVWTLLSRPRTLEVLGRSSGLAAAVTLFSALISLPLAFLTERTNLPGRRFWAVATTLPLAVPSYVGSFALIATFGTRGSWLQLLLEPFGVEELPSIYGWPGAILALTLFTYPYLLIALRSGLQGIDPAIEEASRTLGNNAWATFWQVTLPQLRPSLVAGGLLVALYSLRDFGTPSLMRFDSFTRVIFTQYRSSFNRNSAAVLSLVLVALLLVILAIEYRVRTGAAYYSSSSSGSRTPTRIALGGWKWPAIAFCSIITALGLVLPIAVTLFWLWRGLNAGKIPPDVLTTGFNSILASGLSALIATLFALPVAILSVRFPGRITTVIERLTYIGFGLPGIVVALSLVFMGANYVPFLYQTLPMLVFAYLVLFLPQSVGTIRSSLLQVNPQLEESARTLGRTPWQTLREITLPLVSPGVLGGAVLVFLTAIKELPATMLLAPIGFKTLATQIWQATEDVQFTDAAAASLTLLLVSAGSTLVLLWRSPVKN; translated from the coding sequence ATGAAATTAAAGAAACAGGGAAGGGCGATCGCCTCCATAGGCAAGGGGTTAAACAAGTTGTTTGGGGGTGTTCATCCCTCGGGAAAAGGGTCTCGCCCTCCCGGGTTTTTGGTAGCAGCCGGAAGTATTACCGCCGTGGCGATCGCCCTTCCCCTCCTTTATCTCGTCATCCGGGCGGCAGGTGCAGGATTTGAGGAAGTCTGGACCTTGCTTTCCCGTCCGCGCACCCTAGAGGTATTAGGGCGAAGTTCTGGGTTAGCCGCAGCGGTTACCCTATTTTCCGCCTTGATTTCCTTGCCCTTAGCCTTTTTGACCGAACGAACCAACTTGCCTGGACGACGGTTTTGGGCCGTCGCCACCACTCTCCCCCTGGCGGTTCCCAGCTATGTCGGCAGCTTTGCCTTAATTGCCACCTTCGGGACCCGAGGCAGTTGGCTACAACTGTTACTCGAACCCTTTGGGGTGGAAGAATTGCCCTCCATCTATGGGTGGCCCGGGGCAATTTTGGCCCTAACCCTGTTTACCTATCCCTATCTGTTAATTGCCCTGCGATCAGGCTTGCAAGGCATCGACCCGGCGATCGAAGAAGCCTCCCGCACCCTGGGAAACAATGCCTGGGCTACTTTCTGGCAAGTTACTTTACCGCAGTTGCGCCCCTCCTTAGTCGCTGGGGGGCTATTAGTCGCCCTCTATTCCTTGCGCGATTTTGGCACACCCAGCTTGATGCGGTTTGATTCCTTTACGCGGGTGATTTTTACCCAGTACCGGAGTAGCTTTAACCGCAACTCGGCAGCGGTGTTGTCCTTAGTTTTAGTCGCTTTGTTGTTAGTGATTCTGGCGATCGAATACCGAGTTAGAACAGGTGCAGCCTATTACAGCAGCAGTTCTAGCGGCAGTCGCACCCCCACGCGCATCGCCTTGGGGGGGTGGAAATGGCCAGCGATCGCCTTTTGTAGCATCATCACCGCCTTGGGATTAGTCCTCCCGATCGCCGTCACCCTCTTCTGGTTATGGCGCGGACTCAACGCGGGAAAAATCCCCCCCGATGTCCTCACCACCGGCTTTAATTCCATCCTGGCATCCGGTCTTTCCGCCCTGATTGCCACCTTATTCGCCCTCCCCGTCGCCATCCTATCCGTGCGCTTTCCGGGAAGAATTACCACCGTTATTGAGCGCTTAACTTACATTGGATTTGGCCTGCCGGGAATTGTAGTTGCCCTATCTTTAGTCTTTATGGGTGCTAACTATGTCCCATTTTTATATCAAACCCTGCCGATGTTAGTCTTTGCCTATTTAGTATTATTTTTACCCCAATCCGTCGGCACCATTCGCAGTTCCCTGCTGCAAGTCAATCCCCAATTAGAAGAATCCGCAAGGACCTTGGGCCGCACCCCCTGGCAAACCCTCCGGGAAATTACTTTACCGTTGGTCAGTCCGGGGGTTTTAGGTGGTGCAGTTCTCGTGTTTCTGACAGCAATTAAAGAACTGCCAGCCACCATGTTACTGGCACCGATTGGATTTAAAACTCTGGCGACCCAAATTTGGCAAGCCACAGAGGATGTGCAGTTTACCGATGCAGCCGCAGCTTCCCTGACCTTGTTGTTAGTTTCTGCCGGTTCTACGTTAGTTTTATTATGGCGAAGTCCCGTCAAAAATTAA
- a CDS encoding iron ABC transporter substrate-binding protein, whose protein sequence is MNYRKKLAIAAVAILLSLGGIRVVMAQGKTLIIYSGRNENLIGPVIDKARQELGLDIEVRYGDTAELAIALLEEGRNSRADLFFAQDAGALGAMAQARRTVPIPQPLLNQVDARFRSRNGQWVGISGRARAVDYNTQLVQPNELPSNIWELTEPKWEGKVGWAPTNGSFQSFVTAMRATEGDARTLEWLRAMKDNGAVAFRNNTTIVEALGRGEVHLGLVNNYYLSRFTSENPNFPVAHHYMPGDVGSMINVAGISIMDTTDQQADAEKFIEYLLQPASQQYFAEQTTEYPLVSGIEPPAKQIPISQINPPDIDLSSLADLEGTISLLEQAGLL, encoded by the coding sequence ATGAACTATCGGAAGAAACTGGCGATCGCAGCAGTCGCCATTTTGTTAAGCCTAGGCGGAATTCGCGTCGTGATGGCTCAGGGAAAAACCCTGATTATCTATTCCGGGCGGAATGAAAACCTGATCGGTCCGGTTATTGATAAAGCCCGTCAAGAACTCGGACTTGATATAGAAGTTAGATATGGGGATACGGCTGAATTGGCGATCGCCCTACTCGAAGAAGGCCGAAATAGCCGCGCTGACTTGTTCTTCGCCCAAGATGCCGGAGCATTAGGGGCAATGGCTCAAGCCCGACGCACCGTCCCCATTCCCCAACCCCTACTCAATCAAGTAGACGCTCGCTTTCGGTCTCGCAACGGCCAATGGGTGGGCATCAGTGGTCGTGCTCGCGCTGTAGATTACAATACCCAACTGGTACAACCCAATGAACTGCCCAGCAATATCTGGGAATTGACTGAACCCAAATGGGAGGGTAAAGTCGGCTGGGCTCCCACGAACGGCTCATTCCAGTCCTTTGTTACCGCCATGCGCGCCACCGAGGGAGATGCCCGCACCTTAGAATGGCTGCGCGCCATGAAAGATAATGGTGCTGTGGCGTTTCGGAACAATACCACCATTGTGGAAGCATTAGGTCGCGGAGAAGTCCACCTGGGGTTAGTGAATAATTACTATCTCTCTCGGTTTACCAGTGAAAATCCGAATTTTCCCGTCGCCCATCATTATATGCCTGGAGATGTCGGGTCCATGATTAATGTGGCTGGGATTAGCATTATGGATACCACCGACCAACAAGCAGATGCAGAAAAATTTATCGAGTATCTGCTGCAACCGGCATCGCAACAATATTTTGCTGAACAAACCACCGAGTATCCCTTAGTCTCGGGGATAGAACCTCCAGCGAAACAAATTCCCATCTCTCAAATCAATCCGCCTGATATTGATTTGAGCAGTTTAGCTGATTTAGAGGGAACCATTTCTTTACTAGAGCAAGCGGGACTTTTATAA
- a CDS encoding iron ABC transporter substrate-binding protein, with the protein MKRRKILSLLGLALASGGLAVACSNGTTPTTTTQPDGGATPAANPVTEQQLVVYSGRNENLVGSLIEQFKTETGIDIQVRYGDTAELASAILEEGPNTPADVFFAQDAGALGALQKSDRTAKLPQEILNQVEARYRSPEGEWVGITGRVRTLDYNTNLVSPEEVPQSLTELTDPQWEGRIGWAPTNGSFQAFVTALRLSIGEEQTKEWLQGIQANNPQVYPNNTSLVEAISRGEVAIGLTNHYYLERIKAENTEVPVAHAFPNDVGSLVNVAGVSILQTTDNLEGATQFVNFMLSPQAQEYFAQETHEYPLATGIVATKDLKPLSDIKYPDIDLSNLDDLEGTLQLLQESGIL; encoded by the coding sequence GTGAAACGCAGGAAAATCTTGAGCTTATTAGGCTTGGCCCTAGCCAGTGGGGGACTGGCAGTCGCTTGTTCTAACGGAACAACACCCACCACAACTACCCAACCTGACGGGGGCGCAACACCCGCCGCTAACCCCGTTACTGAACAACAACTGGTAGTTTATTCCGGTCGCAATGAGAACTTAGTTGGCTCCTTGATCGAACAGTTCAAGACAGAAACCGGCATTGATATCCAAGTCCGCTACGGAGATACAGCAGAACTGGCCTCAGCCATTCTCGAAGAAGGCCCAAATACCCCAGCAGACGTCTTTTTTGCTCAAGATGCTGGTGCTCTCGGAGCGCTGCAAAAATCCGATCGCACAGCCAAGCTGCCCCAAGAGATCTTAAATCAAGTTGAAGCTCGGTATCGATCGCCCGAAGGAGAATGGGTGGGAATTACAGGTCGAGTTCGCACGTTGGACTATAATACCAACCTCGTATCACCAGAGGAAGTACCCCAGTCCCTCACCGAGTTGACCGACCCCCAGTGGGAGGGGAGAATTGGCTGGGCACCGACTAATGGTTCATTTCAAGCCTTTGTCACAGCCCTGAGACTCTCGATCGGTGAGGAACAAACCAAGGAATGGTTACAAGGCATTCAAGCCAACAATCCGCAAGTATATCCCAATAATACATCCCTGGTAGAAGCCATATCCCGGGGTGAAGTCGCGATCGGATTGACCAATCACTATTATCTAGAAAGAATTAAAGCGGAAAATACCGAAGTGCCAGTGGCTCATGCTTTCCCGAACGATGTGGGATCATTGGTGAATGTAGCGGGTGTGAGTATTTTGCAGACCACGGACAATCTGGAAGGGGCGACCCAGTTTGTAAACTTTATGCTCAGTCCCCAAGCTCAGGAATACTTTGCCCAAGAGACCCATGAGTATCCCTTGGCGACGGGTATCGTTGCCACGAAAGATTTAAAACCCCTCTCAGATATTAAGTATCCCGACATTGATCTGAGCAACCTAGATGACTTAGAGGGAACGCTGCAATTGTTGCAAGAAAGCGGCATTTTATAA
- a CDS encoding iron uptake porin, translating to MLASPAILAIEALIPLGISAMPLSEIDQQDPVPEVSAIAQDAATPEPPDILEQINLYSQADLEPGPLEQVNSVQELSDVSPTDWAYQAMNALADRHQCLLGYGDGTYRGNRAMTRYEFAANLNACLIQVQQKIEGLNALSPEELNAIRRLQEEFAAELATLRGRVDALEVRTAELEANQFSPTTKFSGEVLMAPIHAFGDRGETTDGGEETELSLGYRARLLFDSSLTGRDRLRTRLEIRNVARLDGTTGTVMSRLGFDGENGNDVILERLEYRFPVTDSLRMWVGTQFSTDHVIPVTNPLFESSGSGALSRFGRRNPSIFRQPTGAGAGFEYKFGDVARLYGLYQAGTASTPTAKNGLFDGSYSATAQLTATPIENLEVSLAYSNSYFPGGEVNVSGSTGSGLARRPFTNDVATSSNNFGVQASFGFEPVTVSGWAGWSLAEAQVSDGDVSSGDTATLFNWALNVGVPDLVKEGSLLGFIVGQPPKVIKNDVDGREDPDTSLHFEALFTYPITRRISITPGFFVITNPDHNSDNNTIWVGTMRTRFSF from the coding sequence ATGCTGGCCTCGCCAGCTATTTTGGCGATCGAGGCCCTGATTCCGCTCGGAATCAGTGCGATGCCTCTATCGGAAATTGATCAGCAGGATCCAGTACCGGAGGTGTCGGCGATCGCTCAAGATGCTGCCACCCCAGAGCCACCGGATATTCTGGAACAAATCAATCTCTACTCCCAGGCTGACCTAGAACCAGGTCCCCTAGAACAGGTCAACTCGGTACAGGAACTCAGCGATGTTAGCCCCACAGACTGGGCATATCAGGCTATGAACGCCCTGGCCGATCGCCATCAATGTTTGTTGGGTTATGGCGACGGCACCTATCGGGGTAACCGTGCCATGACTCGCTATGAATTCGCCGCTAACTTAAATGCCTGTTTAATTCAGGTTCAGCAGAAGATTGAAGGTTTAAACGCCTTATCCCCAGAAGAACTGAACGCAATCCGCCGATTACAAGAAGAATTTGCCGCCGAACTCGCTACCCTGCGAGGTCGAGTGGATGCCTTAGAAGTTCGCACGGCAGAATTAGAAGCCAATCAGTTCTCCCCCACCACAAAATTCAGTGGTGAAGTCCTGATGGCCCCAATTCATGCCTTTGGCGATCGCGGAGAGACTACCGACGGCGGTGAAGAGACTGAACTCTCCCTCGGTTATCGGGCGCGTTTGCTCTTTGACTCTAGCTTGACGGGTCGCGATCGCCTCCGAACCCGACTAGAAATTAGAAATGTTGCTCGCTTGGATGGGACAACCGGCACTGTCATGTCCCGGTTGGGATTTGATGGAGAAAACGGTAATGATGTCATCCTGGAACGCCTAGAATATCGCTTCCCCGTCACCGATAGTCTCCGGATGTGGGTAGGGACCCAATTCTCCACGGATCACGTTATCCCCGTCACTAATCCCCTGTTTGAAAGCTCCGGTAGCGGTGCGCTGTCCCGATTTGGCCGTCGCAACCCCAGTATTTTTCGGCAACCGACGGGTGCTGGTGCCGGATTTGAATACAAATTTGGGGATGTGGCGAGATTGTATGGTCTCTATCAAGCCGGCACTGCCAGTACCCCAACTGCGAAAAATGGCTTATTTGATGGCAGCTATAGCGCAACAGCACAGCTTACTGCCACTCCCATTGAAAATTTAGAGGTCAGCTTGGCTTACTCTAACTCCTATTTTCCAGGGGGTGAGGTCAACGTTTCCGGGAGTACGGGTTCTGGCCTTGCAAGACGACCCTTTACTAATGATGTTGCCACCTCTTCCAATAACTTCGGGGTACAAGCCAGCTTCGGATTTGAACCCGTGACAGTTTCCGGTTGGGCCGGTTGGTCCTTAGCCGAAGCTCAAGTCAGTGACGGAGATGTCAGCAGTGGCGACACGGCCACCTTATTTAACTGGGCGCTGAATGTCGGGGTTCCTGATTTAGTCAAAGAGGGCAGCTTACTCGGTTTTATTGTCGGACAACCCCCGAAAGTCATCAAGAATGATGTTGACGGACGGGAAGATCCGGATACTTCTTTGCATTTTGAAGCGTTATTCACGTATCCAATCACTCGCAGAATCAGCATTACTCCAGGCTTTTTTGTGATCACCAATCCCGATCATAATTCGGACAACAATACCATCTGGGTGGGTACGATGCGAACTCGGTTTAGTTTCTAA
- a CDS encoding (2Fe-2S) ferredoxin domain-containing protein, with protein MGKSYKQTSELNLEGRFLGFGIPGGKNLKYFRLATAEGERFIKLDMPKKQRAILESQLRPGDWVRAIGEKQLNLKTGLWKLKAYHILPALNSVSSEPAPIATPVAGCDHFRDCAIAETCASSPPPIATLEPIVSEKKKATILICQKSDCRKKGGAAVCKALEEQLRQKGLEDNVTIKGTGCMSRCKAGPNVVVMPDKARYTKIQPEEIPELIANHF; from the coding sequence ATGGGTAAATCATATAAACAAACCTCAGAACTCAATCTCGAAGGTCGTTTCTTAGGGTTTGGCATCCCGGGGGGAAAAAATCTCAAATACTTTCGATTGGCGACAGCAGAAGGCGAACGGTTTATTAAGCTAGATATGCCGAAAAAGCAGCGGGCTATTTTAGAAAGTCAGTTGAGACCCGGAGACTGGGTGAGGGCGATCGGGGAGAAACAACTGAACCTGAAAACCGGATTGTGGAAGCTCAAAGCCTATCATATTCTACCGGCCCTCAATTCGGTCTCTTCTGAACCCGCGCCGATCGCGACTCCAGTCGCCGGTTGTGATCATTTCCGAGACTGTGCGATCGCCGAAACTTGCGCGAGTTCTCCACCCCCGATTGCCACCCTAGAACCCATAGTCTCCGAAAAAAAGAAAGCCACCATTTTGATTTGTCAAAAGTCGGACTGCCGCAAGAAAGGGGGCGCAGCCGTTTGTAAAGCATTAGAAGAACAGTTACGTCAAAAAGGGTTAGAAGATAACGTCACCATCAAGGGAACCGGCTGTATGAGTCGCTGCAAAGCAGGTCCTAATGTGGTCGTCATGCCGGACAAAGCCCGTTATACCAAGATTCAACCGGAAGAAATTCCCGAATTGATTGCCAATCATTTTTAG
- a CDS encoding Asr1405/Asl0597 family protein translates to MESSEYKTDLAGLVEMNGTERWSVFQRLRELEIPCWCEPNQPLRVYLSDTIATVQFWSVSRQQNASRQELVLWLEQCWQIN, encoded by the coding sequence ATGGAATCATCGGAGTATAAGACCGATCTAGCCGGGTTAGTGGAAATGAATGGAACTGAACGCTGGTCTGTCTTTCAGCGGTTGCGCGAACTAGAAATTCCCTGTTGGTGTGAACCCAATCAGCCGTTGCGGGTGTACCTGAGCGATACCATAGCCACCGTGCAGTTTTGGAGTGTATCCAGACAACAGAATGCCTCTCGTCAGGAGTTAGTGCTGTGGTTAGAACAGTGCTGGCAGATTAACTAA
- a CDS encoding Dps family protein — translation MAEMQNAVRSFGHLADNPIGLETSVTGPVCEGLNVALASFQALYLQYQKHHFVVEGAEFYSLHEFFQESYEAVEDHVHDLGERLNGLGGIPAASFSKLAELCCWTPEPDGVYSCRQMVEHDLVGEQGMIQLLRRLAAQAESLGDRATRYLYEKILLATEERAYHLAHFLANDSLVLSR, via the coding sequence ATGGCTGAAATGCAGAATGCTGTCCGATCCTTTGGACATCTTGCGGACAATCCGATTGGCTTAGAAACCTCAGTGACAGGGCCGGTTTGCGAAGGCTTAAATGTAGCCTTAGCGAGCTTCCAAGCCCTTTATTTGCAATATCAAAAACATCATTTTGTGGTAGAGGGGGCTGAATTTTACTCCCTGCATGAATTTTTCCAAGAAAGTTACGAGGCAGTAGAAGATCACGTTCACGATTTAGGAGAACGATTGAATGGGTTGGGGGGAATTCCCGCCGCGAGTTTTAGTAAATTAGCGGAGTTGTGCTGCTGGACCCCAGAACCAGACGGAGTGTATAGCTGCCGTCAGATGGTGGAACATGACTTGGTAGGGGAACAAGGGATGATTCAACTGTTGCGGCGGCTGGCTGCTCAGGCAGAGAGTTTAGGCGATCGCGCCACTCGCTATCTGTACGAAAAAATCCTGCTGGCGACGGAAGAACGCGCTTATCATCTGGCGCATTTCCTCGCCAACGATAGTTTAGTGCTTTCCCGCTAA
- a CDS encoding Fur family transcriptional regulator → MPFYTQAQLKSELRQLGCRLTPQREAILGVFQTIPQGNHLSAEELYSLLQRQGEKISLSTVYRTLNLMARIGILRELELAEGHKHYELNKPSQPHHHLVCVQCHQTIEFTSDSIAKICSKQADSAQFQMLDAQLTLHAVCLEAFERGWPYLLPDDWICPKSGMVVNLSESLQDSGTGAVQD, encoded by the coding sequence ATGCCTTTTTATACCCAGGCTCAACTGAAAAGCGAACTGCGACAATTGGGCTGTCGCCTGACTCCCCAAAGGGAAGCCATCCTCGGCGTCTTTCAAACCATTCCCCAAGGCAACCATTTAAGTGCCGAAGAACTCTACAGTTTGTTGCAGCGGCAGGGGGAGAAAATTAGCCTCTCCACAGTGTATCGAACCCTAAATTTGATGGCGCGGATCGGAATTCTGCGGGAACTAGAGTTAGCCGAAGGGCATAAACACTATGAACTGAACAAACCCTCACAACCGCACCATCATCTCGTTTGCGTTCAGTGCCATCAGACGATTGAATTTACTAGTGATTCAATTGCTAAAATTTGCAGCAAGCAAGCAGATTCGGCTCAATTTCAAATGTTAGACGCACAACTGACCCTTCATGCAGTTTGCCTAGAAGCATTTGAGCGGGGATGGCCCTATTTACTCCCGGACGATTGGATTTGTCCGAAATCTGGCATGGTGGTGAATCTATCAGAATCGCTCCAGGATAGCGGGACTGGAGCGGTACAGGATTAG